Within the Trichoderma breve strain T069 chromosome 3, whole genome shotgun sequence genome, the region TCCCAAGAGCTGGAACGTTGGCTGTGATGGCTCCAGGAAGAGAGACGCGAGAAATGCCGGGTGATGGAGacagaagagggagaggtgGGGGATCTCGCTCCCTTGACTTTGGTTCACCCTTGAACGACATCGCATATCATCCGGGGCAGATCATGGAAGGCTGAATAGCAATAAGGGTGATGACGGGAGGTGTGGGGCATGAAGATGGCCGGCCTTGGTGTGCTGTAAGTGCGATCTACGGACAAATCGGCGCCGGTGATGGATAAAAATGCACCCGGATCGCTTTCCGAGGTCACGTGAAAATATTTCACAGCCCATCTTTTTTGCTCTAGGGCCGCAAACCCTATCGGAATTTTCGATAGTCCAATTCAACCTTCTGCCTCTTCGGTGTTGTCACATTACCCAACGCAGTGTCGCCATATTAGCATAAATCGGTACGTTCAACAATCATCACCGTCACCCAAACCACCACTTCTCGACGACCACTAACTCCTCGAAGCAATCATGGCAGGTGGCAAGCCCCGTGGTCTGAACGCTGCGCGCAAGCTGCGCACCAACCGAAAGGATCAGAAATGGGCTGATCTCGCCTACAAGAAGCGTGCCCTGGGCACTGCCTTCAAGTCTTCACCATTCGGTGGCTCTTCCCACGCCAAGGGAATTGTTCTCGAGAAAGTTGGTGTCGAAGCCAAGCAGCCCAACTCCGCCATCCGAAAGTGTGTCCGAGTTCAGTTGATCAAGAACGGAAAGAAAGTCACTGCTTTCGGTGCGTCTACACTATCTCCCACTTTGCACCCCTGGCTAACATGAGCTTCTACCACAGTCCCCAACGACGGTTGCTTGAACTTCGTTGATGAGAACGACGAAGTTTTGCTTGCTGGATTCGGTcgcaagggcaaggccaagggtgATATTCCCGGTGTTCGATTCAAGGTCGTCAAGGTGTCTGGTGTTGGTCTGCTGGCTCTgtggaaggagaagaaggagaagcccCGATCATAAAGGAAGTCATTTGGGGAAAAGAGGCGTTGGCAAAAGGATCGTGAGGAGCTCTATTGGCTCATTTACACTGGCACCACTAGTCATGGCCCGATAATGGGAGGCTAAAATTTTGAAGGAGATGACATACGTCCCTTTAGAAACATTTTTCAGCATGTTCAAATACCAGGCGGCACCGGATCGGGCGTCTTCTCGCATTCACATACGACGAACGAAGTGCAGGCAATATGAGTGACGTGTTCTATAACATTTCTTCTTAACTTATTTAGGCCTGAGGGTGTCTTTCTTCCGGCACTGGCCTTGGCTTAGACTGCTCAAGAGAGCGAGATACATAATCCGCAGCCATACCGATACTAATGACCCCCCCTGTGATCCAGCAGCCATTCAcaaaccaccaccagcaattCTTGACGCTTTTGAGATTTACCCGCCTGATCATGATTCCCAGCGTAACGAGAGCTCCGCCACAGCTGCCCAGGAAGAAGATAGGACCTGCTCCCGCAGCCATTCCGGCAGCACCCAATAAGCCTACTTGCGCGATGGCCAGTCCAGTCAGAACTTGCTTGGTCTGATGTTCATGCTTTAGAGCAATGCTCTTGATACCCGCATTTATATCATCCTTAATGTCCATGTGAGCATATATCATGTCGTATAGGACAACCCATGCAATATTTGATGTATAGAGACATGCTGCGGCTATGAGCGCAGCTGAATTTGAGAGCAGATCGATACCAAGTGCTGGGAAGCCCATAATTGCACCCCAGGAGAAGGCCAAACCTAGGACAGCCTGGGGGTAATAGGTAACTCGCTTTGCCAACGGATAAGtgaggacgagggcgaggcttGGTATGCCGTAGGCAAGGCACGGCAGTGGGAATTGGAC harbors:
- a CDS encoding ribosomal protein s12/S23 domain-containing protein — translated: MAGGKPRGLNAARKLRTNRKDQKWADLAYKKRALGTAFKSSPFGGSSHAKGIVLEKVGVEAKQPNSAIRKCVRVQLIKNGKKVTAFVPNDGCLNFVDENDEVLLAGFGRKGKAKGDIPGVRFKVVKVSGVGLLALWKEKKEKPRS
- a CDS encoding ubiA prenyltransferase family domain-containing protein; protein product: MGVASSDFSLTSESHRSITAEYIPARTGILSVVPKAWVPYGELIRIDKPTGTYYLFFPCLFSTLLAAPMADPMAPFSSAAATAALFFSGALIMRGAGCTINDLWDRDLDPQVRRTRLRPIARGAITPFQGIVFTGFQLLAGLAVLVQFPLPCLAYGIPSLALVLTYPLAKRVTYYPQAVLGLAFSWGAIMGFPALGIDLLSNSAALIAAACLYTSNIAWVVLYDMIYAHMDIKDDINAGIKSIALKHEHQTKQVLTGLAIAQVGLLGAAGMAAGAGPIFFLGSCGGALVTLGIMIRRVNLKSVKNCWWWFVNGCWITGGVISIGMAADYVSRSLEQSKPRPVPEERHPQA